In Gammaproteobacteria bacterium, the following proteins share a genomic window:
- the tsf gene encoding elongation factor Ts, with product MAITAKQVKELRDRTAAGMMDCKKALTETNGDIEAAIDLMRKNGQAKAAKKAGRIAAEGAIFTKVADGVATMLEFNCETDFVGMDKSFLALGNEIVAAAHAVKANDVAVLNELSLGDNTVEATRALLVAKIGENMTVRRVVSIEGDNLAAYVHGGKIGAIANLVGGDEALAKDVAMHVAAANPQYTKPSEVSADVVERERKLQIEIAVESGKPQEIAEKMVAGRMKKFTGEISLTGQPFIKDPSQLVGDLLKASSADVTGFLRFELGEGIEKKEEDFAAEVEATIAALKK from the coding sequence ATGGCAATTACAGCTAAGCAAGTAAAAGAACTACGTGACCGCACAGCTGCGGGCATGATGGATTGTAAAAAAGCATTGACTGAAACAAACGGTGATATCGAAGCAGCAATCGATCTTATGCGTAAAAATGGTCAAGCAAAAGCCGCTAAAAAAGCTGGTCGTATTGCAGCTGAAGGCGCAATCTTCACTAAAGTTGCAGACGGCGTAGCTACTATGCTTGAATTCAACTGTGAAACAGACTTTGTAGGCATGGACAAAAGCTTCCTAGCCTTAGGTAACGAAATTGTTGCTGCAGCTCACGCTGTTAAAGCGAACGATGTTGCTGTATTAAACGAGTTATCACTAGGTGATAACACTGTTGAAGCGACTCGTGCTTTACTTGTAGCTAAAATCGGTGAAAACATGACTGTACGTCGTGTTGTATCAATCGAAGGCGACAACCTAGCAGCATACGTACACGGTGGCAAGATTGGCGCAATCGCTAACCTAGTTGGCGGCGATGAAGCATTAGCAAAAGACGTTGCGATGCACGTTGCTGCTGCTAACCCACAGTACACTAAGCCTTCTGAAGTTTCTGCAGACGTTGTTGAACGTGAGCGTAAGCTTCAAATCGAAATCGCAGTTGAGTCTGGTAAGCCACAAGAAATCGCTGAAAAGATGGTTGCTGGTCGCATGAAGAAATTCACTGGCGAAATTAGCTTAACAGGTCAACCATTCATCAAAGATCCTTCACAGCTAGTTGGCGATTTGCTTAAAGCAAGCAGCGCTGACGTAACTGGTTTCCTACGTTTTGAACTAGGTGAAGGCATCGAGAAGAAAGAAGAAGATTTTGCGGCTGAAGTTGAAGCGACTATCGCTGCACTTAAGAAGTAA
- the pyrH gene encoding UMP kinase, whose translation MTANPKPVYRRILLKLSGEALVGEQGFGIDPKVLDRMAQEIKELIELGVQVGIVIGGGNIFRGEGLANAGMNRVVGDQMGMLATVMNGLAMRDALHRAYVNARLMSAVDLKGVCDSYNWADAISSLKRGRVVIFAAGTGNPFFTTDSAACLRGIEIEADVVLKGTKVDGVYSEDPVKNPDAEMYKTIDYATVLDKELKVMDLSAFTLARDHKMPIRVFNMNKPGALRSVIMGEEVGTLICAQPA comes from the coding sequence ATGACTGCAAATCCAAAACCTGTATATCGTCGTATTCTTTTAAAATTAAGTGGTGAAGCACTGGTAGGTGAGCAGGGCTTTGGTATTGATCCTAAAGTACTTGATCGCATGGCTCAGGAAATTAAAGAACTGATTGAGCTAGGTGTGCAAGTTGGTATTGTGATTGGTGGCGGTAATATTTTTCGCGGTGAAGGTTTGGCTAATGCCGGCATGAATCGTGTCGTTGGTGACCAAATGGGTATGTTGGCCACGGTAATGAATGGATTAGCGATGCGCGACGCACTGCACCGCGCTTATGTTAATGCTCGTTTAATGTCTGCAGTTGACTTAAAAGGTGTTTGTGATTCATACAATTGGGCCGATGCGATTAGCTCACTTAAACGTGGCCGGGTGGTAATTTTTGCTGCAGGTACTGGTAATCCGTTTTTTACCACTGATTCTGCTGCCTGTTTACGCGGCATTGAAATTGAAGCTGACGTGGTGTTAAAAGGCACAAAAGTTGATGGTGTTTATTCTGAAGACCCAGTTAAAAACCCTGATGCAGAAATGTATAAAACCATTGACTATGCTACAGTGCTTGACAAAGAATTAAAGGTAATGGATTTAAGTGCCTTTACCTTGGCACGTGATCATAAAATGCCAATTAGAGTATTTAATATGAACAAACCTGGTGCACTACGCAGTGTGATTATGGGTGAAGAAGTCGGTACTTTAATTTGTGCCCAACCAGCCTAA
- the frr gene encoding ribosome recycling factor, translating to MINEIKDDAAARMAKSVEALKNQMKKIRTGRAHPSLLDSIMVPYYGSDTPLNQVGNVGVGDARTLTITVFDSSMIAAVEKAIMSSDLGLNPNSAGALIRIPLPPLTEERRKDLIKVVRGETEQGRVAIRNIRRDANGDIKELEKEKEVGEDDARKGEENIQQLTNKYVKEMDDLLAEKEKELMEV from the coding sequence GTGATTAACGAAATCAAAGATGATGCAGCAGCACGCATGGCTAAAAGTGTTGAAGCACTAAAAAATCAAATGAAAAAAATTCGTACTGGTCGTGCGCACCCAAGCCTTTTAGATTCAATAATGGTGCCATATTACGGAAGTGATACGCCGCTGAACCAAGTTGGTAATGTCGGTGTTGGTGATGCGCGTACGCTAACAATTACTGTGTTTGATAGCTCAATGATTGCAGCTGTTGAAAAAGCGATCATGAGTTCTGATTTAGGGCTAAACCCTAACTCTGCTGGCGCACTTATTCGCATTCCATTACCACCACTAACGGAAGAGCGTCGTAAAGACTTAATCAAAGTTGTGCGCGGTGAAACGGAGCAAGGACGTGTTGCAATTCGTAATATTCGTCGTGATGCCAATGGCGATATTAAAGAACTTGAAAAAGAAAAAGAAGTTGGTGAAGATGACGCCCGTAAAGGGGAAGAGAATATTCAGCAACTGACTAATAAATACGTTAAAGAAATGGACGATTTATTAGCGGAAAAAGAAAAAGAATTGATGGAAGTTTAA
- the uppS gene encoding di-trans,poly-cis-decaprenylcistransferase, which produces MIAELKKVLSASDCLPRHVAIIMDGNGRWAQRQGKMRVIGHKAGVDKVRDAVKFASELKIEALTLFAFSSENWQRPQAEVSLLMELFFTVLSREVKRLDRNNVKLQIIGDTSRFSQKLQDKIANAELRTANNTGLVLNIAANYGGRWDISQACRIVADKVKQGLLEPEQVTEELIGQHISMAHLPELDLLIRTGGDCRISNFLLWQCAYTELYFSECLWPDFGQEQFARALTEYVKTERRYGCTGEQILQTDNNN; this is translated from the coding sequence ATGATCGCAGAGCTAAAAAAGGTATTATCGGCAAGTGATTGCCTGCCACGTCATGTTGCAATTATTATGGATGGCAATGGGCGGTGGGCTCAGCGGCAAGGAAAAATGAGAGTCATCGGTCATAAGGCTGGTGTCGATAAAGTGCGTGACGCAGTGAAGTTTGCCAGTGAACTTAAAATAGAAGCCCTAACGTTATTTGCTTTTAGTAGCGAAAATTGGCAACGTCCTCAAGCTGAAGTCTCGTTGTTAATGGAGCTTTTTTTTACGGTACTCTCAAGAGAGGTTAAGCGCCTCGATCGTAACAATGTTAAGTTACAAATAATTGGTGATACCTCCCGCTTTAGTCAAAAACTCCAAGATAAAATTGCAAATGCTGAATTACGTACGGCTAATAATACTGGCTTGGTACTTAATATTGCGGCTAATTATGGTGGCCGTTGGGACATCAGCCAAGCGTGTCGAATTGTCGCTGACAAAGTAAAACAAGGTCTGCTTGAGCCCGAGCAAGTTACAGAAGAACTGATTGGTCAGCATATTTCAATGGCTCACTTACCTGAATTGGATCTTTTGATCCGGACTGGTGGTGATTGCCGTATTAGTAATTTTTTGCTGTGGCAATGTGCGTATACTGAATTGTATTTTTCCGAGTGTTTATGGCCTGATTTTGGTCAGGAACAATTCGCGAGAGCACTGACTGAATATGTTAAAACCGAACGCCGTTATGGCTGTACCGGTGAGCAAATACTGCAGACTGATAATAATAACTAA
- a CDS encoding phosphatidate cytidylyltransferase, whose translation MLKQRILTALVLAPLALAGVFLLPLFWFGLMVGVVSLIGAWEWGAFVAAKSNQPLESRPNDTLSRSIFTVSLALTLLSLAVVVPTEEIWRSSQLHPLYLAVLLIGALWWACSILMVFKYPKGEGRWADNDFVKALFGQLTLVPFWVGIMAIRAFGYDNDQNQGAILVLAVFVIVWGADVGAYFVGRKFGRHKLMPKVSPGKTIEGSAGGMVTALLASMIANSYFYHIEPVSLLLLVIITSLASVFGDLSESMYKRSAGIKDSGTILPGHGGILDRIDSLTAAVPVFALCYMVLVA comes from the coding sequence TTGTTAAAACAACGTATTTTAACGGCATTGGTATTGGCGCCATTAGCGCTAGCTGGTGTTTTTTTACTGCCGCTATTTTGGTTTGGCCTAATGGTCGGTGTGGTTTCATTAATTGGCGCATGGGAATGGGGCGCTTTTGTCGCCGCTAAATCGAATCAACCACTTGAGTCACGCCCAAATGATACATTAAGCAGAAGTATTTTTACCGTCTCATTAGCGCTAACGCTGCTCAGTTTGGCTGTTGTTGTGCCGACCGAAGAAATTTGGCGTAGCAGTCAATTGCACCCTCTGTATTTAGCCGTTTTACTGATTGGCGCGCTGTGGTGGGCCTGCAGTATATTGATGGTATTTAAATACCCTAAAGGGGAAGGACGTTGGGCAGATAACGATTTTGTTAAAGCGCTATTTGGTCAACTTACCTTGGTGCCTTTCTGGGTCGGAATAATGGCTATTCGTGCGTTTGGTTATGATAATGACCAGAACCAAGGCGCTATCTTAGTGTTAGCGGTATTTGTGATTGTTTGGGGAGCCGATGTTGGCGCTTATTTTGTTGGCCGAAAATTTGGCCGTCACAAATTAATGCCAAAAGTTAGCCCTGGCAAAACAATCGAAGGTTCAGCCGGTGGCATGGTGACCGCGTTGCTAGCCTCGATGATTGCCAATAGCTATTTTTATCATATTGAGCCTGTGTCATTATTACTGTTGGTCATAATAACAAGCTTGGCATCGGTCTTTGGCGATCTTAGTGAAAGCATGTATAAGCGCAGTGCTGGCATTAAAGACAGCGGCACAATTTTGCCGGGTCATGGTGGGATTTTAGACCGTATTGACAGCTTAACTGCGGCGGTACCAGTGTTTGCATTATGTTACATGGTATTGGTGGCTTAA
- the ispC gene encoding 1-deoxy-D-xylulose-5-phosphate reductoisomerase has product MQQVTILGATGSIGASTLDVLRRHPEQFKLFGVSGHRNVTAMLAICREFSPQYAVMSDPDAAKTLIKQLDNNDSVIVLSGEQALADISCDERTDIVMAAIVGAAGLLPTLAAIKADKRVLLANKEALVMTGQLFIDALRASKAILMPVDSEHNAIFQCLPVSAQQKIGYCPLNELGVNHLILTGSGGPFLKTPLSELSKVTPAQACKHPNWSMGQKISVDSATMMNKGLEYIEARWLFDTNQDQIEVVIHPQSVVHSMVQYIDGSVISQMGQPDMRTPIAYALSYPERITCGVKPLNFPALSNLEFNPVDYQRFPCLKLAIDACYQGQGATTALNAANEVAVAAFLNQQIKFTDIAIVNEQVLSSLSTTQASSLELILEVDRQARNSAQNIIKQQRHIKRMY; this is encoded by the coding sequence TTGCAGCAAGTTACCATTTTGGGGGCGACTGGCTCGATTGGCGCTAGCACCCTTGATGTGTTACGACGTCATCCTGAACAATTTAAACTCTTTGGCGTTTCAGGGCATCGCAATGTCACTGCTATGCTGGCAATTTGTCGTGAATTCTCACCGCAATATGCCGTGATGTCTGATCCTGATGCTGCGAAAACGCTCATAAAGCAACTTGATAACAATGATAGCGTTATCGTGCTCAGTGGCGAGCAAGCGTTAGCCGATATCAGTTGTGATGAGCGTACCGACATTGTGATGGCTGCAATTGTCGGCGCCGCAGGACTGCTGCCAACATTAGCCGCGATCAAAGCAGATAAACGAGTTTTGCTGGCGAACAAAGAAGCGCTGGTCATGACAGGGCAGCTATTTATTGATGCTTTGCGTGCATCTAAGGCAATTCTGATGCCGGTCGACAGTGAGCATAACGCGATTTTTCAGTGCTTACCTGTCAGTGCGCAACAAAAAATTGGTTATTGTCCGTTGAATGAATTAGGTGTTAATCACCTCATTTTAACGGGCTCTGGTGGGCCGTTTTTAAAGACCCCTCTGAGCGAGTTAAGCAAAGTAACGCCAGCCCAAGCATGCAAACACCCTAATTGGTCGATGGGCCAAAAAATATCAGTCGACTCGGCGACCATGATGAACAAGGGGCTCGAGTACATCGAAGCCCGTTGGCTGTTTGATACCAATCAAGATCAAATCGAAGTGGTTATTCACCCGCAAAGCGTCGTTCATTCGATGGTGCAATATATTGATGGCTCGGTCATTTCTCAAATGGGCCAACCTGACATGCGCACACCTATTGCTTATGCATTGTCTTATCCCGAGCGGATTACTTGTGGGGTTAAACCACTTAATTTTCCGGCGTTATCAAATTTAGAATTTAATCCAGTCGATTATCAGCGGTTTCCTTGTCTAAAACTGGCCATTGATGCCTGTTATCAAGGGCAAGGTGCTACTACGGCCTTAAATGCTGCTAATGAAGTTGCGGTTGCTGCTTTTTTAAATCAGCAAATAAAATTCACCGATATTGCGATAGTCAATGAACAAGTATTGTCGTCATTAAGTACGACACAAGCTTCTAGCTTGGAGTTGATACTTGAGGTGGACCGTCAAGCGCGTAACTCGGCACAAAATATAATTAAGCAACAACGTCATATTAAGAGAATGTATTAA
- the rseP gene encoding sigma E protease regulator RseP, which yields MTFMWNLASFVVALGLLVAVHEFGHFWVARRCGVVVERFSIGFGKALWRRTAKDGTEYVIAAIPLGGYVKMLDERMGPVPTEQLDGAFNRKSVWQRIAIVAAGPIANFIFAIFAFWLMYLIGVNTVKPVIGQVTVQSIADDAGLSPGQQITTINGQKILDWQDVNLAFVGALGDEKLSVEVITASSSHVIGKNLDISQWLFDPQQQSSLSSIGIKPYYPPIELILSAITDNSAAQRAGLQVGDQLLNVNGLKIAQWQDFVEIVKQSGGTSLALTYRRGAQQYTTSLTPAIRTNKDGSVSGFAGLSPTATPWPESMKLTLQYGPIDALGLALDKTGQLISLSFSMIGKLVTGDLSVKNLSGPISIAQGAGQSANYGLVAFLSFLALISINLGIINLLPLPVLDGGHLMYYFVEVLTGKSVPERIQQLGFQIGAGLLFMLMSIAIFNDFTRL from the coding sequence ATGACCTTTATGTGGAATCTCGCCTCCTTTGTTGTGGCGTTAGGCCTGCTGGTAGCCGTCCATGAATTTGGTCACTTTTGGGTTGCCCGCCGTTGTGGCGTGGTGGTTGAACGATTTTCAATTGGATTTGGTAAAGCGTTGTGGCGTCGCACGGCTAAAGACGGAACCGAATATGTCATTGCCGCGATTCCTTTAGGTGGTTATGTCAAAATGCTCGATGAGCGGATGGGACCTGTCCCGACGGAGCAACTTGATGGCGCTTTTAACCGTAAATCAGTATGGCAGCGCATCGCTATTGTTGCTGCTGGGCCAATTGCCAATTTTATCTTTGCTATTTTTGCGTTCTGGTTAATGTATTTAATTGGAGTTAATACGGTTAAACCCGTGATTGGTCAGGTCACCGTACAATCAATTGCTGACGACGCTGGTTTAAGCCCTGGGCAGCAAATAACAACGATTAATGGCCAGAAAATACTTGATTGGCAAGATGTTAATTTGGCTTTTGTTGGCGCGCTTGGCGATGAAAAACTGTCAGTAGAAGTGATTACAGCGTCGTCGAGTCATGTCATCGGCAAAAATCTCGATATTAGCCAGTGGCTATTTGATCCCCAGCAGCAAAGTTCATTAAGCTCAATTGGGATAAAACCCTATTACCCGCCAATTGAGTTAATTCTCAGTGCTATCACCGACAACTCGGCTGCGCAGCGTGCCGGCTTGCAAGTGGGAGACCAATTATTGAACGTTAATGGTCTGAAAATAGCTCAGTGGCAAGACTTTGTTGAAATAGTCAAACAAAGTGGTGGAACTTCTTTAGCTTTGACCTATCGAAGAGGGGCTCAACAATATACTACGTCATTGACCCCTGCAATTCGCACCAATAAAGACGGCTCTGTCAGTGGGTTTGCTGGGCTTAGTCCGACAGCGACACCTTGGCCTGAGAGTATGAAACTTACACTGCAATATGGGCCAATTGATGCGTTGGGCTTAGCGTTAGATAAAACTGGCCAGCTGATTTCATTAAGTTTTAGCATGATAGGTAAGTTGGTTACTGGTGACTTATCAGTAAAAAACCTAAGCGGACCGATATCGATAGCGCAAGGCGCAGGTCAAAGTGCCAATTACGGTTTAGTGGCTTTTTTAAGTTTCTTAGCACTAATTAGTATTAATTTGGGCATTATCAATTTGTTACCTTTGCCGGTACTTGATGGTGGTCACTTGATGTATTATTTTGTTGAAGTTTTGACGGGAAAATCAGTGCCAGAACGTATTCAACAGCTTGGGTTTCAGATTGGGGCCGGTTTGTTGTTCATGTTAATGAGCATTGCAATTTTTAATGATTTTACTCGACTGTGA
- the bamA gene encoding outer membrane protein assembly factor BamA, translated as MKFFKLLAPIALLGTSYTSLAAAPFVVSDIRIEGLQRVALGAALLNLPVKVGDTIDDVAVARLIKNLYRSSNFEDIEVFNDNGLLLIKVKERATIASIDFEGNNDLKDEQLSESLTGSGVSLGETLDRTKLTEIAKGLEDFYYSVGKYSAKVEAVITAQPRNRVGLTFKFTEGDAAEIKQINLVGNTTFSDEELKEQFELTDTVPWWSLFGDRNYQKQKLQGDIETLESFYKDRGYIRFNVDSTQVSMSPDKQGLYITLNVDEGQVYKIAGVNLVGDIEKYRSVLELTVPLKLGNVYNGAQVTFSEEMIARYLGRFGYAYPKVSTYPQIDDETQEVVLNINIEPGKRVYVNEIRFKGNTNTEDQVLRREMRQLEGSWLNNRLIDSSKTYLNRLGYFEKVESEIIPVAGFDDRVDVEISLLEQASGSFQAGIGYGNSGGLSLQLGLQQSNFLGTGNKVGISLNTDETTKSVNLSFRDPYFTNDGISASYSAYWSEIDYSSTTDFEDYDNNAYGIGFDLGFPINPLSRVSVGVAYRHNEISDLNTYEQIDDFYNVYGEAAGGNITFNSFEISAGWRRNSLNRGTFPTSGMSTSLNGKMTVPGSEIQYFKLNFENRHYLPLNDSHTFSLMSRVRLGYGDGYGNSGDNDHLFAFWDNFKAGGSGSLRGFKSSTVSPRAIYLSTDSSEIEQASSSIGGNAMALATLEMFVPLPFISDDSASSLRTSFFVDAGNVWDTTFDYDQYKNLDGAEQIYDYSDPTEFRASYGISVQWLSPMGPMVFSLARPLREVEGDNLEVFSFNIGTTF; from the coding sequence ATGAAGTTCTTTAAGCTTTTGGCTCCGATTGCCTTGTTAGGCACTAGCTATACCTCATTGGCCGCCGCCCCCTTTGTTGTTTCCGACATACGTATTGAAGGGTTACAACGGGTTGCACTAGGTGCTGCGTTGTTAAATCTGCCAGTAAAAGTTGGTGATACGATTGATGATGTTGCAGTGGCCCGTTTAATAAAAAATCTATACCGTTCGAGTAATTTTGAAGATATTGAGGTCTTTAACGACAACGGCCTGTTATTGATTAAAGTCAAAGAGCGCGCCACGATTGCTAGTATTGATTTTGAAGGCAACAACGATTTAAAAGACGAGCAATTATCAGAAAGCTTAACGGGCTCTGGAGTTAGTCTTGGTGAAACGCTCGATCGTACTAAATTAACTGAAATCGCTAAAGGGCTGGAAGATTTTTACTACAGTGTCGGTAAGTACTCGGCTAAAGTTGAAGCCGTAATCACAGCACAGCCGCGCAACCGGGTTGGCTTAACCTTTAAGTTTACCGAAGGTGATGCCGCTGAAATTAAGCAAATTAACTTGGTTGGCAATACTACCTTTAGTGACGAAGAACTTAAAGAGCAATTTGAATTAACCGATACAGTACCTTGGTGGAGCCTGTTTGGTGACCGTAATTATCAAAAGCAAAAACTCCAAGGTGATATTGAAACCTTAGAAAGCTTTTATAAAGACCGCGGTTATATCCGCTTTAATGTTGATAGCACGCAAGTGTCGATGTCGCCTGACAAACAAGGCCTGTATATTACCCTTAATGTTGATGAGGGGCAGGTCTACAAAATTGCAGGGGTTAACCTGGTTGGTGATATTGAAAAATACCGCTCAGTCTTAGAGCTAACTGTGCCGTTGAAGCTGGGCAATGTGTATAACGGTGCCCAAGTTACCTTTAGTGAAGAAATGATCGCACGCTACCTTGGTCGTTTTGGTTATGCTTACCCTAAGGTGTCGACCTATCCGCAAATCGATGATGAAACTCAAGAAGTTGTGCTTAATATTAATATTGAGCCGGGTAAACGGGTTTATGTAAATGAAATTCGTTTTAAAGGTAATACCAATACTGAAGATCAGGTACTGCGCCGCGAGATGCGTCAGCTTGAAGGCAGTTGGTTAAATAATCGCTTGATAGATAGCTCTAAAACTTATCTAAATCGTCTTGGTTATTTCGAAAAAGTTGAAAGTGAGATAATTCCGGTCGCTGGTTTTGACGATCGGGTTGATGTCGAAATATCACTACTAGAACAGGCATCTGGTTCTTTTCAAGCTGGCATCGGCTACGGTAACTCAGGTGGTTTGAGTCTGCAACTTGGCTTACAGCAAAGCAACTTCCTTGGCACGGGCAATAAAGTCGGCATTAGCTTAAATACCGATGAAACCACCAAAAGCGTAAACTTGTCTTTCCGTGACCCTTACTTTACCAACGATGGCATTAGTGCTTCGTACAGTGCTTATTGGTCAGAGATTGATTATTCGTCGACCACAGATTTTGAAGATTATGACAATAATGCTTATGGCATTGGGTTTGATTTAGGTTTTCCGATTAACCCACTAAGCCGAGTATCGGTTGGGGTGGCTTATCGCCATAACGAGATTTCAGACTTAAATACCTATGAACAAATAGATGATTTTTATAATGTCTATGGTGAGGCGGCCGGCGGTAATATTACTTTTAATAGTTTTGAAATAAGTGCCGGTTGGCGTCGTAACAGCCTTAACCGCGGCACGTTCCCAACCTCAGGCATGTCAACTAGCCTAAATGGCAAAATGACCGTGCCGGGTAGCGAAATTCAATACTTTAAATTAAACTTTGAAAATCGCCACTACCTGCCACTTAATGATAGTCACACTTTTTCATTGATGAGTCGGGTACGCTTAGGTTACGGTGACGGTTATGGCAATTCTGGCGATAACGATCATCTGTTTGCATTTTGGGATAATTTTAAAGCCGGCGGCAGTGGCAGCTTACGTGGCTTTAAGTCAAGTACGGTTAGCCCTCGAGCCATTTACTTATCGACTGATTCGTCTGAAATTGAACAAGCAAGCAGTTCGATTGGCGGCAATGCGATGGCATTAGCGACCTTAGAAATGTTTGTGCCGCTACCTTTTATCAGTGATGATAGCGCCAGTTCATTGCGAACCAGCTTTTTTGTTGATGCCGGTAATGTCTGGGACACCACATTTGACTATGATCAATATAAAAACTTAGATGGCGCTGAACAAATTTATGACTATTCAGATCCGACTGAATTTCGAGCATCTTATGGTATTTCAGTGCAATGGTTGTCACCGATGGGCCCAATGGTCTTTAGCTTAGCGCGACCACTTCGGGAAGTCGAAGGCGACAACCTTGAGGTCTTTTCATTCAATATTGGAACGACATTCTAA
- a CDS encoding OmpH family outer membrane protein — translation MTGTTFASLAQAAEQKIGVIHMQSIFQKLPQREVIQQQLQQEFSDRYDQVKKIQSKLLKLEEKRKRDGALMNDAQKTELVRSAEALQSEYKLKGKALQEDVRRRQGEEENKLLQKIRQAINEIAKAEKYDVILQSGAVAYIDKKFDISAKIAAKVSKAK, via the coding sequence ATGACTGGAACTACGTTTGCTTCGCTTGCTCAGGCAGCGGAACAAAAAATTGGCGTAATTCACATGCAAAGCATTTTCCAAAAATTGCCGCAACGTGAAGTTATCCAACAACAATTACAACAAGAATTTAGTGACCGTTACGATCAAGTTAAAAAGATCCAATCTAAACTACTTAAACTTGAAGAAAAGCGTAAGCGTGATGGCGCGTTAATGAATGATGCCCAAAAGACTGAATTGGTGCGTAGTGCTGAAGCATTGCAAAGCGAATACAAGCTGAAAGGCAAGGCACTGCAAGAAGATGTGCGTCGTCGTCAAGGCGAAGAAGAAAACAAACTACTGCAAAAAATTCGTCAAGCGATTAATGAAATCGCTAAAGCCGAAAAATACGATGTTATTTTACAATCTGGCGCTGTTGCATATATTGATAAAAAATTCGATATTTCAGCTAAAATAGCAGCTAAAGTAAGCAAGGCTAAGTAA
- the lpxD gene encoding UDP-3-O-(3-hydroxymyristoyl)glucosamine N-acyltransferase gives MKCYTLVELGNKIGADVQGDDQCVVTSIATLEAASAGQISFLSNPKYRSQLQTTQASAVIVRAQDIGDYQGNALIMSNPYLGYAKLAQLLDTTPDAADSIAESAVISPSAILGQQVVVGANAVIESGAEIGDNCQIGPGCFIGKNSKIGASTKLWANVTIYHGVTIGQRCIFHSASVIGSDGFGYAPDNGQWLKIPQTGGVTIGNDTEIGAGTTVDRGALDDTVIGNGVIIDNQVQIAHNDIIGDNTAIAGTTVLAGSVTIGKNCIIGGACAINGHMTICDGVTITGMTMVIKNITEPGVYSSGMPSQTNREWRKNAARYRQLDEMSKRLKVLEAKLKD, from the coding sequence ATGAAGTGTTATACGTTAGTTGAGTTAGGCAATAAAATAGGTGCAGATGTTCAAGGTGATGACCAATGTGTTGTCACCAGCATTGCGACGCTTGAAGCCGCTAGTGCCGGACAAATATCTTTTTTATCAAACCCTAAGTACCGTAGTCAGTTGCAAACGACTCAGGCCAGTGCGGTTATTGTGCGTGCACAAGACATCGGTGATTATCAAGGCAATGCGTTAATCATGAGTAACCCCTATTTAGGTTACGCAAAATTAGCTCAATTGCTCGATACTACGCCTGATGCAGCAGACTCAATCGCCGAGTCTGCTGTGATTTCACCAAGCGCCATATTAGGTCAACAAGTCGTTGTTGGGGCTAATGCGGTGATTGAATCTGGCGCCGAGATTGGTGATAACTGCCAAATTGGTCCAGGTTGTTTTATTGGTAAAAATAGTAAAATTGGCGCCAGCACCAAATTATGGGCCAACGTTACTATTTATCATGGCGTCACTATTGGTCAGCGTTGTATTTTTCACTCTGCCAGTGTCATTGGCAGCGATGGTTTTGGTTACGCACCGGACAATGGCCAGTGGTTGAAAATTCCCCAAACGGGTGGTGTCACCATTGGTAACGATACTGAGATTGGTGCTGGCACTACCGTTGATCGTGGCGCGCTTGACGACACAGTGATTGGCAATGGTGTTATCATTGATAATCAGGTTCAGATCGCGCACAACGACATTATTGGCGATAATACAGCAATAGCAGGTACCACGGTCTTAGCGGGCAGTGTCACCATCGGTAAAAACTGTATCATTGGTGGTGCCTGCGCGATTAATGGTCATATGACTATTTGCGATGGGGTTACCATCACAGGAATGACAATGGTGATTAAGAATATCACCGAACCTGGGGTATATTCATCAGGAATGCCATCGCAAACTAATCGTGAATGGCGCAAGAACGCCGCCCGTTATCGTCAACTCGACGAAATGTCAAAACGGCTTAAGGTGCTTGAAGCCAAACTTAAAGATTAG